A stretch of DNA from Candidatus Hydrogenedentota bacterium:
CCGCGCGTTTGCGCGCGCACACGGTGCGCTGCGGATTGGGACTGAGCGGCTCGCGGGAGCGCGGCGCGCGACAAACGCGGCAGACAGGCTATATCACGCGGTCACGGGTTACATCGCCGACCAATTCGACTTGCCGGAGACCGGAATGACCTCGGCGGAAGCGCACCTGCTGCTCGAAGCCCGCCGAGTCCCGTCCGAGGTCGCAGACGCGTTCACGCGCATCCTGAGAGCGTGCGAACGCGCGCGGTATGCGGCCGCCGAGTTGTCCGCGGACGAGACCGACGCATTGATTCAAGGCGCCGAGTCGGCAATGCACAGGCTGAACGAGTTCCTTAGGCAAGGAGGGCGAACCGCGTGACCGTACCGTTACTCGTTGCGATCGCGTTCGGAGCAACCAGCGCCTACGACGGTGCGTTTCAGCGCGGTAACGCTGCGTACGAACAGGGTGACTACGCGACCGCGGTTTCCGCATACGAGCAACTCATAGCCGAGGACGTTGTCGAAGCGCCGATCTTCTACAACGTTGGAAACGCGTACTACCGGATGGGCAGGTTGGGCGCAGCCATCGCAAATTACGAGCGCGCGCTCCATACGGAGCCGACGTACGAACCCGCGCGACGTAATCTCGAATTCTGCATCGCGAGTACGAAGCACCAATGGGGCAGGCCGTTGCCCCCCGCATGGCAAGAGGGTCTCCTCATGTGGCACGACAATTGGAGCCCGCGGGCGGTGTACCGCTTGGCTATGCTATGCTGGTTGGCGCTTTGGATAGTGCTGGCGCTGCGCCTCTGGCGACCCAACGCACACTTGACGCGCGCCGCCATCGTGTTGGCGCTGGCGGCGGCGGCATTTGCCACGTCCGCGTATGTCAAGCACCATCCGCCGCCGCTGGCGGTGGCGTTGCGCGACGACACACCCGTTCGATTCGGGTTGGGCGAATCGCAAAGCACGAGCTTTGCGCTGATGCCGGGCGACCGGGTCGTTATCGATTCCCGACGCGATGGCTGGGTCCGGGTGCGCAATGTCGATGGCGAGCGCGGCTGGGTCGAGGAGAGCGAACTGGCGATCGTGGGGCCGCCGTATCCGCGCCCGGAAACGACAACCGCGCCGGACCGCGGCCAAGGAGTTGAATGAACCGGACCTTTGAAGAACTCGTTGCGATCGCCGAATCCCAGGACGCGGCGCACGGCGAACTGACACGGGACGAATGTCTGGTGGCAACGCGCGAGTTCGCAGCGAGAAGCCGCGGCGCGTTGCGGCAGGAGCATATTGAGGGCGCCTCCGGCAGCAACATTGTCCACCGCTTGTCGGACGTCGCCGACGAAGTGGTGCGCGGCATTTACCACTTTGCGCTCGCGTCCCTCGGATTGCACCGCGCGGTGCATTCGCGCGTGGCGCTGTGCGCGTTGGGCGGCTACGGCCGCGGAGAGCTCAGTCCCTTCTCGGACCTCGACATTTCCCTGTTGTACGAGGGGCAACTGGACGAACATATCCGGGCGATAAACGGTTTTCTCATTCCGTTTTTTTGGGACAGCGGGTTTGTCGTTGGCTACTCGATCCACAGCATACAGGAAGCCAACGAACTGGCGTCGGACGACATACTGACCTTTACCCGTTTTCTCGAAAGTCGTCATCTTGCCGGCGACAGTATGGTATTCGCCCGGCTGAAGCTGCATATTCGCGAACTGCAGTCGGGGCCGCTTGCGGAGCGGTTTGTCGAGCAGAAAGTGCGCGACCGGTACGAGACGTTGAACGACGAGCATCAGGACCTTTACGCGCCGGAACCGAACATCAAGGAAAACGCCGGAGGGCTGCGCGATTTCCACACGGCGCTGTGGCTGCTGATGATGTCGTACGGGATTTCGACGCTGGACGAAGCGGTCGCGCAGGACATCATTACGCAGGACGAACACCTTTCGCTGATTGACGCGATCGACTTTATTTGGCGGATCCGGAACGAGATGCATTTTCGTTCGGGCCGCGCGGACGATCGCTTGACGTATGCGAACCAATCGCACCTGGCGGAGGCGTTCGCTTACATGCCCGGCCCGAGCGTGCGCCGGTTTATGCAGGATTACTATACCGCCGCGGGCAAACTGCGCCGGTTCATGCGGCTGGCGGCGCGCGCGTGCAGTCCGAATTCGAACATCAATCTGCCCGATTCCGGGATGCCGATTGCGCAAGACTACGTGACGGAGAACGGTGAACTCTACGTCGGCGTGGGCGATAACCGGTGGTTCACGCACAGCCCGACGCGGATCATGGAAGTGTTTTGGGTGTGTGCGCGGCACAAGGCGCCGTTGAGCCACAGCGTCGAGCGGATGATTACGGCGAGCCTTGGCTTGATTAACGATGCGTTTCGCGAGAGCGACGTCGTCCGGCGTTTTTTTCTGGCGATCTGCAATCACCCGTTGCAGGCCGGCCATTCGTTACGGCAGGCCGCGTCGCTCGGCGTGCTGGGCCGTTACATCCCCGAGTTCGCGGATGTAGACAACGTCATTCGCTACGAGGACTTTCATTCGTTCCCCGTGGGTGAGCACACGCTGCGCGCGATTGAGGCGCTTGCCAATCTGGACAGGGTGCCCGGCGCCGTAGGGCGGTGCCTGCGCGAGGCGCTGGAGAACCTCTCCGACCCTTATATTCTGGTCCTGGCCATACTCTTTCACGATCTGGGCAAGGTACAGGGCGATGTGCACGTCGAGGAAAGCGTGAAACTCACGCGGCAGATTTGCGAACGCATCGGAATGGACGAAGGGGACACGGAACGGATTTCGTTTTTGGTGCAACACCACATCCTGATGACCACCATCAGCCAATACCGCGACATCGACGACGAGGACATCGTCGAGAGTTTCGCGAATACGATGCAGAACGAATACCGGCTGCGCGCGCTTTTCCTGCTGTCGTATGCCGATTTGTCGGCGGTGGCGCCGGGTGTATGGAACGAGTGGAAGGGCGCCTTGCTCCTTCAACTGTATCTGCGCGCGGTGAAACGGCTGATGGGCCGGGCCGAGACCTCCGGCGAGGAGTATTGGAAATCAACGAAGGCCGACGAAGTCCGGGACGCGGCGACGCCGGAGTTGCGACCGCACGTCGCCGAGCATCTGCAATACCTGAGCCAACGCTACTTCGTCGCGTTTCAGGCCGAACAAATCGCGGAACATATGGCGTGCATTGCGGAAGCCGAACAGCGAGGTCTGGCGATTCGGTGCGCGACGAATTCGGTGACGCACAAGAGCGAGATCGTGATCTGCACGCGGGACCGCCACGCCCTGTTTTCAATGATTGCCGGATGCTTTTCGTCGCAGTTGATCGATATCAGCGGCGCGGCGCTGTTCACGCGCCAGGACGGTTGGGTGATCGACTGGTTTTCGGTGGCCGACGCGCGCACGCTGCGCCCGCTTACACCGGCCATGCAACACAAGCTGGAAGAAGTGCTGCACGCTGTACTAATCGAGGGCGAGGACGTGCAGGAACACGTGGATCGGGGAATGCGGCGGCTCTTCGCGTTGTTGCAGCCTCGAGCGGCGGTCCCGACGCGCGTGGTATTCGACAATCAGTCCTCGAAGTATCATACTGTTGTGGACATCGAAACGGGTGACCGTACGGGCCTGCTGTACGACATTACCCGGGTGATGAGCGAGCTTGGGCTGGACATTTCCACGGCGCGCATCGTGACAGATGTACAGCGCGTGCGCGACTCGTTTTACATCACCAAGGACGGTTGCAAGGTAGAAGACGAAGAGACATTGGCGGCCATTCGCGAGGCGATGCACCATGCCATTCACCCGCGGGCCGTTGCCGAGACCAAAGGAGGTAAAGTATGACCAGTACCCCACGAGCCATCTTCCACGTCGTGCTGGCGACACTGCTGTGCGCGGGCGCCGCGCAGGCGATCACGCCGATGTTGCGCGAGTTGGAAGATGCGTTCATCCGCATAGGCGAGCAAGTGCGCCCCGCCGTTGTGAACGTCGAGTCCGAGCAGGAAGAAGAAGAGGCCCCGGCCCAAGGCCCGCGCGCGCCGGGGCTCGAGGACTTCTTCAAGTACTACGGCATTCCCATGCCGGACCCGGAAGACCCGCGCATGCAGCGCAGACCGGTCGCATCCGGTTCTGGCTTCGTGTTCGACAAGGCCGGGCACATCATCACGAACAATCACGTCATCGACGGGGCCAAGTCGATAAAAGTGCGTTTCTTTGACGGCAAGGAATACGCGGCCGACGTCGTCGGCAGGGATGCCGATACGGACATCGCCGTGATCAAACTTAAGAATGCCCCGGCGGACTTGCACGTCGCGGAATTGGCGAATTCCGATGAGGTGAAGGTTGGCCAATTCGCGATCGCGCTGGGAAGCCCGCGCGGCCTCGAGGGATCGCTCTCGTTCGGGCACGTGAGCGCGCTCGGCCGAGACGAATTGCGGCTACCAATCACGCTGCGCTTCCAGAACTTCATCCAAACGGACGCCGCGATCAATTTTGGGAACAGCGGCGGCCCGTTGGTGGACATCGACGGCAGGGTGATCGGCATGAATACGGCCATCGATGCGGTAGGCGAGTCGCTGGGCTTTGCCATCCCAATTAACATGGTAAAGGAAGTCGCGCCACAGCTCATCGCCAGCGGAAAGGTGACGCGCGGATTCCTGGGCGTAATCGGCATCATGGACATCAAGGATATTGTCACGGGCACAACCACTGCCGAAGAGTTTGCCGAGGCAATTGGGCTTCCCGACACGGCTGGCGCGTACGTAAACGGCGGCGCGATTCCGGACTCGCCGGCGGAGAAGGCAGGGATAAAGAAGGACGACGTTATCCGGAAGATCAACGGCGATCCCATTGTAAGCGCGCAGGACTTGGTCAAGAAAGTCTCCGCAATGTCTCCGGGCACGAGCGTGAAGCTGGATGTCTGGCGCGAGAAGGCGCCCACGGAAATACAACTCACGCTGGCGGAATACCCGGGCGACGCGCGAAAGGCGGCGCTGGGCAAGGCGTTCCTCGGCATGCGTGTGCAGCCGCTCACGCCCGAACTGAAGAAGCGGGCCGGACTTGCGGAAGACCTTGAAGGCATGGTGGTCATGGACGTCGAAAAGAATTCGCCCGCGTACGATGCGGAAATCATGCAGGGCGACATCATTACCGAGGTGCAACAAAACCCGGTGAAGACGATGGATGAGTTCCGTGCATTGCTCGATGAGCATGCGAAGCCAGGTAAGAGCGTGCTATTTCGCGT
This window harbors:
- a CDS encoding tetratricopeptide repeat protein; translated protein: MTVPLLVAIAFGATSAYDGAFQRGNAAYEQGDYATAVSAYEQLIAEDVVEAPIFYNVGNAYYRMGRLGAAIANYERALHTEPTYEPARRNLEFCIASTKHQWGRPLPPAWQEGLLMWHDNWSPRAVYRLAMLCWLALWIVLALRLWRPNAHLTRAAIVLALAAAAFATSAYVKHHPPPLAVALRDDTPVRFGLGESQSTSFALMPGDRVVIDSRRDGWVRVRNVDGERGWVEESELAIVGPPYPRPETTTAPDRGQGVE
- the glnD gene encoding [protein-PII] uridylyltransferase; translation: MNRTFEELVAIAESQDAAHGELTRDECLVATREFAARSRGALRQEHIEGASGSNIVHRLSDVADEVVRGIYHFALASLGLHRAVHSRVALCALGGYGRGELSPFSDLDISLLYEGQLDEHIRAINGFLIPFFWDSGFVVGYSIHSIQEANELASDDILTFTRFLESRHLAGDSMVFARLKLHIRELQSGPLAERFVEQKVRDRYETLNDEHQDLYAPEPNIKENAGGLRDFHTALWLLMMSYGISTLDEAVAQDIITQDEHLSLIDAIDFIWRIRNEMHFRSGRADDRLTYANQSHLAEAFAYMPGPSVRRFMQDYYTAAGKLRRFMRLAARACSPNSNINLPDSGMPIAQDYVTENGELYVGVGDNRWFTHSPTRIMEVFWVCARHKAPLSHSVERMITASLGLINDAFRESDVVRRFFLAICNHPLQAGHSLRQAASLGVLGRYIPEFADVDNVIRYEDFHSFPVGEHTLRAIEALANLDRVPGAVGRCLREALENLSDPYILVLAILFHDLGKVQGDVHVEESVKLTRQICERIGMDEGDTERISFLVQHHILMTTISQYRDIDDEDIVESFANTMQNEYRLRALFLLSYADLSAVAPGVWNEWKGALLLQLYLRAVKRLMGRAETSGEEYWKSTKADEVRDAATPELRPHVAEHLQYLSQRYFVAFQAEQIAEHMACIAEAEQRGLAIRCATNSVTHKSEIVICTRDRHALFSMIAGCFSSQLIDISGAALFTRQDGWVIDWFSVADARTLRPLTPAMQHKLEEVLHAVLIEGEDVQEHVDRGMRRLFALLQPRAAVPTRVVFDNQSSKYHTVVDIETGDRTGLLYDITRVMSELGLDISTARIVTDVQRVRDSFYITKDGCKVEDEETLAAIREAMHHAIHPRAVAETKGGKV
- a CDS encoding trypsin-like peptidase domain-containing protein — translated: MTSTPRAIFHVVLATLLCAGAAQAITPMLRELEDAFIRIGEQVRPAVVNVESEQEEEEAPAQGPRAPGLEDFFKYYGIPMPDPEDPRMQRRPVASGSGFVFDKAGHIITNNHVIDGAKSIKVRFFDGKEYAADVVGRDADTDIAVIKLKNAPADLHVAELANSDEVKVGQFAIALGSPRGLEGSLSFGHVSALGRDELRLPITLRFQNFIQTDAAINFGNSGGPLVDIDGRVIGMNTAIDAVGESLGFAIPINMVKEVAPQLIASGKVTRGFLGVIGIMDIKDIVTGTTTAEEFAEAIGLPDTAGAYVNGGAIPDSPAEKAGIKKDDVIRKINGDPIVSAQDLVKKVSAMSPGTSVKLDVWREKAPTEIQLTLAEYPGDARKAALGKAFLGMRVQPLTPELKKRAGLAEDLEGMVVMDVEKNSPAYDAEIMQGDIITEVQQNPVKTMDEFRALLDEHAKPGKSVLFRVQKQGGDTLPILVKVPEAGAQ